GGCGCGGTATCGGCGTAGTAAACGGTCGTGTCACCATAGTTCTTCTGAGTGATCAGATCTAGCCCTTCTGGAAGGGGCGGCTCACCGTCTCGCTTCGCCCTCTCTAATACCACGACGGCTGCCGGACGCAGCTTGGGAAGCAGACTTTCTAATAGTTGTCCGATCTGCTCGTTTGTCACGTCGTAGGGAGGGTCAATGAAAACTAGATCCCACATGTCCTCGTCATTTTCTAAAAACCCGGCGGCACTGGTGGGATATACCCGCGCGTTGGCTCTAAAGTCGGTAGCCCGCACGTTCTGGCGGATTAGGTCGCATGCCCGCTGAGACTTATCGACGAGGGCGGCCCTTAGAGCTCCCCTGGACAGCGCTTCTAGCCCTAACGCCCCGGTACCTGCATAGAGGTCGAGGACGGTGACCCCCGCGAGCGCGTCGTAGTGTTCTAGTTTCGAAAAGATAGCTTCCCG
The genomic region above belongs to Winkia neuii and contains:
- the rsmD gene encoding 16S rRNA (guanine(966)-N(2))-methyltransferase RsmD — encoded protein: MTRIIAGSAKGRKLAVPQKGTRPTSERVREAIFSKLEHYDALAGVTVLDLYAGTGALGLEALSRGALRAALVDKSQRACDLIRQNVRATDFRANARVYPTSAAGFLENDEDMWDLVFIDPPYDVTNEQIGQLLESLLPKLRPAAVVVLERAKRDGEPPLPEGLDLITQKNYGDTTVYYADTAPMPQKETDNG